The Ornithodoros turicata isolate Travis chromosome 7, ASM3712646v1, whole genome shotgun sequence genome includes a region encoding these proteins:
- the LOC135400276 gene encoding sodium-dependent transporter bedraggled-like translates to MGNPHEASVSGAGDAAESTPPTGDASVFHISGTPLSTTAPVLPATGAVLTTPPTSHRRFPSDTGSPLSETAVTVNTDGDSNNTRSQPSVRQDPNEENGPNAHDQRDEEGTLRSYRGVWAHDIFTVFATFSSIFGLFNLTRFALLTYIYKACFLFEFLVLSAIFGIPFLYLQMTLGQYLGSSILSMWYISPAFKGVGFAFVIVYFLCGIYFPVPVSWLFFYFRDSFIKARDSYKWSICQARFGYGGCYKSNSSSPEFLGWTTASYFHGRVLDRRPALQANGIGEIKFELAFNLGIIWLLIFIALSRSLKSFGKILLVMGLLSLCLLVFVTIRMTEQWGAGIIHLFVADWRGILGDTTSWIMAAREVFMTWGLFGALALHQCSHNKITANVTRTMICVASLVCTVLVLASSLFASMVHLLYTHGMILVSSTFEEESTIRFLQSFNGSWTPMYNSTAVNLVTGVLLQTSKTHNHLSGYHISRLAFEVFPAALSAESGRSISPFWPICFYVMLAALGLSQQMCIWSCIVDAFVAVRPKLLAKWRTIVTFGACILGFLCGLFFTTDACLQVMLFVDVWLGSLWWIVALYFIMLVVVLFIQGKPFGTDKLVRMIIQEDSQLSVYLPVLTFHWNVLLPISFLMLSIIFMRSGHLSMFSPESLGLYYRYWSPWVGSFCVLLQTLPLLSVAVVAVAQGLKIVVFNKTPNQTHERIESWCCPTFVTSNAASTSSLTPETTQGVSNVAFEEDVPPKYSPPPSYSTATARMLLKELRVTEPTASGSRIFVTQGSEKNNLTFHMGSASLIRSPRFKDNSSEA, encoded by the exons ATGGGTAACCCACACGAGGCCTCTGTGTCCGGGGCCGGCGACGCAGCCGAGTCCACTCCTCCAACAGGGGATGCCTCCGTGTTTCACATATCGGGAACCCCGCTCTCAACAACGGCGCCCGTCTTGCCTGCGACAGGAGCTGTCCTGACAACACCGCCGACATCACACCGAAGGTTTCCGTCCGACACAGGGTCACCGTTGTCTGAAACTGCTGTGACCGTTAACACCGATGGAGACAG TAACAATACCAGGAGTCAGCCGTCCGTCAGGCAGGATCCAAATGAAGAGAATGGACCAAACGCACACGACCAAAGAGATGAAGAGGGGACATTACGAAGCTACCGCGGTGTCTGGGCACATGACATCTTCACTGTCTTTGCAACATTTTCCAGCATATTCGGCTTGTTTAACCTCACAAGGTTCGCACTGCTCACATATATTTATAAAG cGTGTTTCCTGTTCGAGTTTCTTGTTCTGTCAGCAATATTCGGTATACCATTCCTCTATCTTCAGATGACCCTAGGGCAATACTTGGGATCTAGCATCCTAAGCATGTGGTATATTTCGCCCGCGTTTAAAG GAGTTGGATTCGCATTTGTCATTGTGTACTTCCTCTGTGGCATCTACTTTCCAGTGCCAGTGTCATGGCTTTTCTTCTATTTTCGCGATTCCTTCATTAAAGCCAGAGATTCGTACAAGTGGTCCATATGCCAAGCGAGGTTTGGCTACGGAG GTTGCTACAAGAGCAATTCATCATCACCAGAGTTCCTAGGGTGGACGACAGCGTCATACTTTCA CGGTAGGGTGTTAGACAGAAGGCCAGCGCTGCAGGCAAATGGTATAGGCGAGATCAAGTTTGAGCTGGCATTCAACCTTGGTATCATCTGGCTTCTGATCTTCATCGCTCTCAGTAGAAGCCTCAAGTCATTTGGAAAG ATTCTCCTAGTGATGGGACTGCTTTCCCTTTGCCTGCTTGTCTTTGTTACTATCCGTATGACCGAACAGTGGGGAGCAGGCATCATTCACTTGTTTGTAGCTGACTGGAGAGGCATTTTGGGAGACACAACG TCTTGGATAATGGCAGCACGTGAAGTTTTCATGACTTGGGGACTCTTCGGAGCTCTTGCACTGCATCAGTGTAGCCACAACAAAATCACTGCCAACGTTACAAG GACAATGATCTGCGTTGCTTCACTAGTCTGCACAGTGTTAGTGCTGGCATCATCACTGTTTGCTAGTATGGTCCACCTTTTGTACACACATGGGATGATTCTAGTCAGCTCCACATTTG AGGAGGAGTCCACAATACGATTTTTGCAATCTTTTAACGGATCATGGACGCCCATGTACAACTCCACCGCAGTGAACTTGGTTACTGGGGTGTTACTACAGACCTCCAAGACGCACAATCACCTCAGTGGGTATCATATATCCAGACTGGCATTCGAAGTTTTTCCAGCAGCCCTGTCTGCCGAAAGTGGGAGAAGCATATCCCCATTTTGGCCAATCTGCTTCTATGTAATGCTGGCAGCACTGGGATTGAGTCAACAG ATGTGCATTTGGAGTTGCATCGTAGATGCCTTTGTTGCTGTTCGGCCAAAACTACTTGCCAAGTGGAGAACCATAGTTACGTTTGGTGCCTGCATATTGGGTTTTCTCTGTGGCCTTTTCTTCACAACTGAT GCATGTTTACAAGTAATGCTTTTTGTAGATGTATGGTTAGGATCACTTTGGTGGATTGTTGCCTTGTACTTTATCATGCTGGTAGTGGTGCTATTTATTCAAG GAAAACCCTTTGGCACAGATAAGCTAGTCAGGATGATAATCCAGGAAGATTCTCAGCTTTCCGTCTACCTCCCCGTACTTACATTTCACTGGAACGTGTTACTGCCAATTTCATTCTTG ATGTTATCAATAATTTTCATGAGGTCTGGCCATCTGTCAATGTTCTCGCCCGAGTCGCTAGGCCTGTACTACCGATACTGGTCACCCTGGGTAGGATCTTTTTGTGTGCTACTGCAGACGCTCCCCTTGCTGTCCGTAGCAGTGGTAGCTGTTGCTCAGGGTCTCAAGATAGTTGTTTTCAACAAGACGCCTAACCAGACTCATGAG CGCATTGAATCATGGTGCTGCCCTACGTTTGTTACCTCAAACGCTGCAAGCACGTCCTCCCTGACGCCTGAAACAACACAAGGTGTATCAAATGTAGCATTTGAAGAAGATGTTCCTCCGAAGTACTCTCCGCCGCCCTCTTATTCCACTGCAACAGCGCGCATGCTTCTCAAGGAACTGCGTGTGACAGAGCCAACGGCCAGTGGAAGTAGAATCTTTGTCACACAGGGGTCAGAAAAAAATAACCTTACCTTCCACATGGGATCGGCAAGTCTCATACGGTCACCTAGATTCAAGGACAACTCTTCAGAAGCTTGA